In one Mycobacterium heckeshornense genomic region, the following are encoded:
- a CDS encoding SDR family NAD(P)-dependent oxidoreductase: MTDLRGKTAVVTGGAGGIGQALGRRFGREGMNVVLADVLAEPLDGATRALADEGIEAVGVVTDVTDYSSVESLANQALDRFGAVHVVCNNAGTGAVSEGYMWEHDLADWRWGIDVNVLGVVHGIKAFVPILLEQGEGHVVNTCSGNGGFAPIARGALGGPATAVYPMTKAAVLCLTESLYSHLEMTGTRVRAHVLFPSGFLNTGIWESWRHRPQRYAATQQRRTPEHTLADVVAGFAAAGTRVEFTPLETVADQVVDGILADRFWMMGPPTPADGVVTRKAASILARRNPDYLIDVLGQSAEKQPAIEGEKR; this comes from the coding sequence ATGACTGACCTGCGCGGCAAAACGGCGGTCGTAACCGGCGGAGCCGGAGGCATCGGCCAAGCCCTGGGCAGGCGTTTCGGCCGCGAGGGCATGAACGTGGTGCTCGCCGATGTCCTCGCCGAACCGCTGGACGGGGCAACCCGGGCACTCGCCGACGAGGGCATCGAGGCGGTCGGCGTGGTCACCGACGTCACCGACTATTCCTCGGTCGAATCACTCGCCAACCAGGCGCTCGATCGCTTCGGCGCGGTGCACGTGGTGTGCAACAACGCCGGCACCGGCGCGGTCTCCGAGGGCTACATGTGGGAGCACGACCTGGCCGATTGGCGCTGGGGTATCGACGTCAACGTGCTGGGCGTCGTCCATGGCATCAAGGCTTTCGTGCCCATCCTGCTCGAGCAGGGCGAGGGACATGTGGTCAACACCTGCTCGGGCAACGGCGGATTCGCACCGATTGCCCGGGGCGCCCTGGGCGGACCGGCCACGGCGGTCTACCCGATGACCAAGGCCGCTGTGCTCTGCCTGACCGAAAGCCTCTACAGCCACCTGGAGATGACCGGGACGCGGGTGCGGGCGCATGTTCTATTTCCCAGCGGCTTTTTGAACACCGGCATCTGGGAGTCGTGGCGGCACCGGCCGCAGCGCTACGCCGCAACTCAGCAACGCCGCACCCCCGAGCACACACTGGCCGACGTTGTGGCCGGCTTCGCGGCCGCCGGCACGCGTGTCGAGTTCACTCCGCTGGAAACGGTCGCTGACCAAGTGGTGGACGGAATCCTGGCTGACCGCTTCTGGATGATGGGCCCACCGACACCCGCAGACGGCGTCGTGACCCGCAAAGCGGCATCGATCCTGGCGCGCCGCAACCCCGATTACCTGATCGACGTTCTGGGCCAGAGCGCCGAGAAGCAGCCTGCCATCGAAGGAGAAAAGCGTTGA
- a CDS encoding type II toxin-antitoxin system VapC family toxin, which produces MADARRPSRGLIDTSVVIDLDHIAATQLPMELAISALTMAELSAGPHATTDAGERARRQDRLQRAEASFDPLPFDGDSARAYGRIYATVVAAGRKARGPRAVDLLIAATAVAADLPLYTRNVDDFRGLEHFLTVIGV; this is translated from the coding sequence GTGGCTGATGCACGTCGTCCGTCTCGCGGGCTCATTGACACCTCCGTCGTGATCGATCTAGATCACATCGCCGCCACGCAGCTACCAATGGAACTCGCAATCAGCGCCCTTACCATGGCTGAGCTTTCCGCTGGCCCTCATGCGACGACCGATGCCGGTGAGCGAGCGCGACGTCAAGATCGCCTACAACGAGCTGAGGCCAGCTTCGATCCGCTGCCGTTCGACGGCGATTCGGCGAGGGCCTACGGGCGCATCTACGCCACGGTCGTCGCGGCGGGGCGTAAGGCGCGTGGCCCGCGAGCCGTCGATCTGTTGATCGCCGCCACGGCCGTGGCCGCAGACCTCCCGCTCTACACACGCAACGTCGATGACTTCCGAGGGCTGGAACACTTCCTGACCGTCATCGGCGTCTGA
- a CDS encoding IclR family transcriptional regulator yields the protein MAPRPSPQTERVVTLFEQLAEDGSRGMTLAEVSRHLSVHKASCHSMLSELLRAGWLLRDPVRKTYHLGPALIRLGREAASRYPALVLARSAMAELSATTGAHCIAFSVSDDCSTVVDQVRSPHGGGHPMPVGTQFPHRPPYGAPIVAWASPEARERWLASLPEDVRDRYREALAAAKRRGYAVGLHILPDLRLRELAQIVRSAEVRSTRLSQLAQALTDELIHTEEWFPISLDPDRTYEVSHIDSPILEHGARIALMLSLVPRAKPMSAAAVIGLGEQLSAVTRRLSAALTEKSPAGRIDT from the coding sequence ATGGCTCCGCGTCCCTCGCCGCAGACCGAGCGGGTGGTGACCCTCTTCGAGCAGCTGGCCGAGGATGGAAGCCGGGGGATGACATTGGCCGAAGTGTCGCGTCACTTGAGCGTCCATAAGGCCAGCTGCCACTCGATGCTGTCCGAACTGCTCCGGGCCGGCTGGCTGCTGCGCGACCCGGTTCGCAAGACCTACCACCTCGGTCCCGCCCTGATCCGGCTCGGCCGGGAAGCGGCGAGCCGCTATCCGGCCCTGGTGCTGGCCCGCTCTGCGATGGCCGAGCTGTCGGCCACGACAGGCGCGCACTGCATCGCCTTCTCGGTAAGCGATGACTGCTCCACCGTCGTGGACCAGGTCCGAAGCCCACACGGCGGCGGTCACCCGATGCCGGTTGGCACCCAGTTCCCGCACCGCCCGCCGTATGGGGCGCCGATCGTTGCCTGGGCCTCGCCGGAGGCTCGGGAGCGCTGGCTAGCCTCCCTGCCCGAGGACGTGCGCGATCGCTACCGCGAGGCGTTGGCAGCGGCCAAGCGGCGTGGCTACGCAGTCGGTCTGCACATCCTGCCCGATCTGCGCCTGCGGGAGCTGGCGCAGATCGTGCGTAGTGCCGAAGTACGGTCCACCCGGCTCAGCCAGCTGGCGCAGGCGCTGACCGACGAACTCATCCACACCGAAGAGTGGTTCCCCATCAGCCTGGACCCGGACCGCACCTACGAGGTGAGCCACATCGACTCGCCGATCCTGGAGCACGGGGCGCGCATCGCCTTGATGCTCAGCCTGGTCCCCCGCGCCAAGCCGATGAGCGCCGCAGCGGTCATCGGCCTGGGTGAGCAGCTTTCCGCGGTGACGCGGCGACTAAGCGCCGCATTGACTGAGAAATCGCCGGCGGGCCGCATCGATACGTAG
- a CDS encoding amidohydrolase family protein, with translation MDRYTVISADCHAGADLLDYREYLEPQYRDEFDGWAKTYVNPFSDLTEPDAERNWNSDRRNADLDREGIAGEVIYPNTVPPFFPQASLAAPPPETARELELRWAGLRAHNRWLADFCSASPERRAGVGQILLGDLDQAVAEVAQIARLGLRGGVLLPGVVPGTGIPPLYAEHWEPLWAACEQAGVVVNHHGGNAGPSPLDGWGSSFAVWVYETHWWAHRALWHLIFSGALDRHPELTVVFTEQGAGWIPATLDSLDVAAARYRRASSAIARFAGPTAGSLPLKPSQYWARQCYVGASFMRPVECAERHRIGVEKIMWGSDYPHYEGTTPYTREALRHTFSGVPADEVAAMVGGNAAAVYGFDLEVLAALAQRIGPTVAEIAEPLPAVPADASSTVFEPDPIRAW, from the coding sequence ATGGATCGGTACACGGTCATTTCGGCTGACTGCCACGCCGGCGCGGATCTGCTCGACTACCGCGAGTACCTCGAGCCGCAGTACCGCGACGAATTCGACGGCTGGGCAAAGACATACGTCAACCCGTTCAGCGACCTCACCGAGCCCGACGCCGAACGCAACTGGAACAGCGACCGGCGTAACGCTGACCTGGATCGAGAGGGCATTGCGGGGGAAGTCATTTACCCCAATACCGTGCCGCCGTTTTTCCCCCAGGCGAGCTTGGCCGCGCCCCCGCCGGAGACCGCACGGGAGCTCGAGCTGCGGTGGGCCGGCCTGCGTGCGCACAATCGGTGGCTGGCCGACTTCTGCTCCGCCTCGCCCGAGCGGCGCGCCGGGGTGGGCCAGATCCTGCTCGGCGATCTCGACCAGGCGGTTGCCGAGGTGGCACAGATCGCCAGACTGGGGCTGCGTGGCGGTGTGCTGCTGCCCGGCGTCGTCCCCGGCACCGGCATCCCCCCGCTCTACGCCGAGCACTGGGAGCCGCTGTGGGCGGCGTGCGAGCAGGCGGGCGTGGTGGTCAACCACCACGGCGGCAACGCCGGGCCGAGTCCGCTCGACGGGTGGGGCAGCTCGTTCGCGGTGTGGGTGTACGAGACGCACTGGTGGGCGCATCGGGCGCTGTGGCACCTGATCTTCAGCGGCGCACTGGACCGCCACCCGGAGCTCACCGTGGTCTTCACCGAGCAAGGCGCCGGGTGGATACCGGCGACGCTGGACTCGCTGGACGTGGCGGCGGCCCGTTACCGCCGGGCTAGCTCGGCGATCGCCCGCTTCGCCGGGCCCACCGCCGGGTCGCTGCCCCTCAAGCCCAGCCAGTACTGGGCCCGCCAATGTTACGTCGGTGCCAGCTTCATGCGGCCGGTCGAATGCGCCGAGCGCCACCGCATCGGCGTCGAGAAGATCATGTGGGGAAGCGACTACCCACACTACGAAGGGACCACTCCCTACACCCGGGAGGCGCTGCGCCACACCTTCAGCGGTGTCCCGGCCGACGAGGTCGCGGCCATGGTGGGCGGGAACGCGGCGGCCGTGTACGGCTTCGATCTGGAGGTTCTTGCAGCGTTGGCCCAACGAATCGGCCCGACCGTGGCCGAGATCGCCGAGCCGCTGCCGGCCGTGCCGGCCGACGCGAGCAGCACCGTCTTCGAACCCGACCCCATCCGTGCCTGGTAG
- a CDS encoding acetoacetate decarboxylase family protein, which produces MSTNVIRYGPRPPGEQVDHEIDATKAPIATEAVTVTYLTDPEIVAAVLPRPLEPAAEPVVRVQLQRVAIEGRPPFGSAVFSVTARHGDLEGDYPLVMPQSTEQSVTGGRETFGEPKKLAHIEVERDGDRVTATVDRLGYQLIRVHGEVTGSAALPPDQVNTEFYFKFLRAPDGNGITDPHLVYGEYHRHYELLENINGTLELGESPLDPVADIAIRQIRSITWCRRRTVQVGRIAARVPAEWLLPYVHQRYDDVALLAAPRPEPTRV; this is translated from the coding sequence TTGAGCACCAATGTGATTCGCTACGGTCCTCGACCACCGGGAGAGCAAGTCGATCACGAGATCGACGCCACCAAGGCACCCATCGCCACCGAAGCGGTGACCGTCACGTACCTGACCGATCCGGAGATCGTCGCGGCCGTACTGCCGAGGCCGCTGGAGCCGGCGGCTGAGCCGGTGGTGCGGGTCCAGCTGCAACGGGTGGCGATAGAAGGCAGGCCGCCGTTCGGGTCGGCGGTGTTTTCGGTGACCGCCCGGCACGGCGACCTGGAGGGCGACTATCCGCTGGTCATGCCCCAGTCGACCGAACAGTCGGTCACGGGCGGACGCGAAACGTTCGGCGAGCCAAAAAAGTTGGCCCACATCGAGGTAGAGCGTGACGGCGATCGCGTCACCGCCACCGTCGACCGGCTGGGCTATCAGCTGATCAGAGTCCACGGTGAGGTCACCGGCTCGGCGGCCCTGCCGCCCGACCAGGTGAACACCGAGTTCTACTTCAAGTTCCTGCGTGCCCCCGACGGCAACGGCATCACCGACCCGCACCTGGTCTACGGCGAGTACCACCGCCACTACGAGCTGCTGGAGAACATCAACGGCACACTCGAATTGGGGGAATCTCCATTGGATCCGGTGGCGGACATTGCGATTCGCCAGATCAGGTCGATCACCTGGTGTCGCCGGCGCACCGTCCAGGTGGGACGCATCGCGGCGCGGGTGCCGGCCGAGTGGCTGCTGCCGTATGTGCACCAGCGCTACGACGACGTGGCACTGCTCGCCGCTCCCCGACCCGAGCCAACGCGGGTGTAG
- a CDS encoding type II toxin-antitoxin system Phd/YefM family antitoxin, whose product MVKQITQRELRNNSGEIMRQLDQGESFVVTRNGIPVGELSPLRRHRFISAEAAVAAFRGGPRVAFDRFRADLDRTVSQEIAPRG is encoded by the coding sequence GTGGTTAAGCAGATCACTCAGCGGGAGCTACGCAATAACAGTGGCGAGATCATGCGCCAGCTTGACCAAGGCGAGTCTTTCGTCGTGACCAGGAATGGAATCCCGGTCGGCGAGCTTTCCCCGTTACGTAGGCATCGGTTCATAAGCGCTGAAGCGGCCGTCGCCGCATTTAGGGGTGGTCCGCGGGTGGCGTTCGATCGGTTCCGGGCCGATCTCGATCGGACCGTCAGCCAGGAGATCGCGCCTCGTGGCTGA